The Nitrospira sp. genome contains a region encoding:
- a CDS encoding RHS repeat-associated core domain-containing protein, whose product MTVAGQPQVTYTYNNANRLTAITQNTSTVSIGYDDADRRTSVTYPNTNKIEYGYNAASELTSLTYKQGVTTLGDLTYTYDASGNRIKTGGSFARTILPPALTTTDYNANNQQLTFGTSTETYDLNGNLATSTDAGVTTTYTWNARNQLTGITKTGFTASFTYDSFGRRTGKTINGTTTNFVYDGLNLVQEKNGGTVTANLLTGLGIDEFFTRTDGVGSRALLPDALGSTVALGDGTGALQTQYTYEPFGFTTQTGSASTNSYKYTGREDDGTGLMYYRARYYQSRLQRFISEDPIGLRGGINLYRYVSNNPIRFRDPLGLEHPRCADIRAAINSLNEMLNAPGQCPDRVGILKELNRLADEYRALGCDGGNDGGHTVDPVPSRPGQEDQKLKQAARIAAATALAIITTIITRVPVPLFP is encoded by the coding sequence ATGACGGTCGCGGGGCAGCCGCAAGTGACCTATACCTACAATAACGCCAATCGCTTGACGGCAATCACCCAGAACACGAGCACGGTGAGCATTGGCTATGACGATGCCGACCGGCGAACGAGTGTGACCTATCCCAATACCAACAAGATTGAGTACGGCTACAATGCCGCCTCGGAATTGACCAGTCTCACTTACAAACAGGGCGTGACTACACTTGGGGATCTGACCTATACCTACGATGCCTCTGGCAACCGGATCAAAACCGGCGGCTCCTTTGCCCGTACGATCCTCCCTCCCGCCTTGACCACCACCGATTACAATGCGAACAACCAGCAGCTGACCTTCGGCACGAGCACGGAAACGTACGATCTCAACGGGAATCTGGCAACATCCACCGATGCAGGAGTGACGACCACCTACACCTGGAATGCGAGGAACCAGCTTACGGGGATTACCAAGACAGGGTTTACTGCATCGTTCACCTATGACTCCTTTGGCCGGCGCACGGGCAAAACCATCAACGGCACGACAACCAATTTTGTGTACGATGGCCTGAATCTCGTGCAGGAAAAGAATGGAGGCACCGTCACGGCGAATCTCTTGACCGGGCTCGGGATCGACGAGTTCTTCACCAGAACCGACGGAGTTGGGAGTCGCGCCCTGTTGCCCGATGCGCTTGGCTCTACCGTTGCTCTTGGGGATGGAACAGGTGCGCTCCAGACCCAATACACGTACGAGCCCTTTGGCTTTACAACACAGACGGGGTCAGCCAGCACGAATAGCTACAAATACACCGGACGGGAAGACGATGGCACCGGGCTCATGTACTATAGGGCTCGGTACTATCAGTCGAGGCTGCAACGGTTTATCAGTGAGGACCCAATTGGGTTGCGAGGCGGTATTAATTTATATCGGTACGTGAGCAATAATCCAATCCGTTTTCGTGATCCGCTTGGTCTGGAGCATCCTCGATGTGCAGATATCAGGGCAGCAATAAACAGCCTTAATGAAATGCTCAATGCTCCAGGCCAATGTCCAGATAGGGTGGGTATTCTTAAGGAACTTAACAGGCTTGCAGATGAGTACCGGGCACTTGGATGTGATGGAGGTAATGATGGCGGCCATACAGTTGATCCAGTACCAAGCAGGCCTGGACAAGAGGATCAGAAGCTAAAACAAGCAGCACGCATAGCAGCGGCAACGGCCTTAGCTATAATCACCACAATTATTACAAGAGTTCCGGTGCCACTCTTTCCTTAG
- a CDS encoding RHS repeat protein: protein MRTTWRILLCVVTLCLMSGAILPAHLEAQVLLDRGMVGDTPIRPGELLQTGQTGTMYFMGRAGTTSLEASPIYDAAAWIKVCCPADSIPPGWAGPYFGGAMVQCAPGGGDAGGISYRTPLLYGAITSISWGTYCMAGNNPAYNTIFHLAGQPNAPTFLPWPANEANTPCPDDKCADPVSMMTGLYYQEDVDIEIPDVLPIRLVRTYRTKDTGVRAFGIGSSHPYEQYMLRDDLCSVVRIILPDSGYREFTRTTGTNCLDSTLQHTTTQTAFYAATFAWDQNLQRYRLKFKAGTEWHFSDYGSLVAMVDRNGNTFTLTRAAAGGMAGNLTKITTPNGRYLTFTYDSSNRITQVADILGRTVTYTYDGSGRLWKVTNPLSGVSEYTYDASHRLLTAKEPNGNLHVTNTYDANGRVATQTQADGTTYQFAYTLDGSGKVTQTDMTDPRGYVKRVTFSSAGYTLTSTDAFGQPEAQSTTYEWQAGTNLLLSVTDTMGRKTAYTYDSKGNVLTVTRLAATPNAVTTTFTYEPTYSQVATVTDPLSHTTTFGYNTKGNLTTITNALSKTTTITVNGQGQPLTIKDPLNHTTTFTYELGDLISVKDPLNRETKRMLDAAGRLRSLINPLGQKTVYTPDALDRITQLTDAINGVTQFGYDANSNLLTVTDAKSQQTVYTYSNMNRTSTRKDPLLNTETYTYDNNGNLATILDRKSQTTTYTYDPLNRRTKTTFQDGTSTNYTYDAGNRITQVQEKNSVGTVAATITRAYDGLDRLTQEVTPQGQIDYTYDNASRRATMTVAGQPQVTYTYDNANRLTAITQNTSTVTIGYDDADRRTSVTYPNTNKVEYAYNGASELTSLTYKQGATTLGDLTYTYDAAGNRIKTGGTFARSNIPPALTTTNYNANNQQTTFGTTTETYDLNGNLATSADAGVTTTYTWNARNQLTGISKTGFTASFTYDSFGRRTGRTVNGAVTNYVYDGLNPVQEKNGGTVTANLVTGIGIDELFTRTDGVGSRALLPDALGSTVALGDGTGTLQTQYTYEPFGLTTQTGADSTNSYKYTGREDDGTGLMYYRARYYQPRLQRFISEDPVRFAGGDTNFYAYAFGNPIRFRDPVGKNAMLIGPLVLSPPALLATTIVIGGVGAYYYYLQQSQVPSPDDHLIFNKPDRSAKPRNCPTGTKPIDQFPDLDTDDIHAIKKGLGAKPKDWVGITPDGDVIVGGDEGQATNQGPYKKFLPWDK, encoded by the coding sequence ATGAGAACCACATGGCGAATCCTACTATGTGTTGTGACATTGTGTCTGATGAGCGGAGCCATTCTGCCAGCCCATCTTGAAGCTCAAGTGCTGCTCGACCGAGGTATGGTGGGGGATACCCCGATTCGTCCCGGTGAACTCCTCCAAACCGGGCAAACCGGCACCATGTATTTTATGGGGCGTGCGGGTACCACCTCCTTAGAAGCCTCGCCGATCTATGACGCAGCGGCCTGGATCAAGGTCTGCTGCCCAGCAGATTCTATTCCTCCCGGTTGGGCGGGCCCTTATTTCGGAGGGGCCATGGTGCAGTGTGCACCTGGTGGAGGCGATGCAGGTGGCATTAGTTATCGAACTCCCCTGCTTTATGGCGCAATCACAAGCATTTCATGGGGTACGTACTGTATGGCAGGGAATAATCCTGCGTACAATACGATCTTTCATCTTGCTGGTCAGCCCAATGCGCCCACATTTCTGCCGTGGCCTGCCAATGAGGCTAATACGCCGTGCCCGGATGATAAGTGTGCTGATCCGGTCAGTATGATGACTGGGTTGTACTATCAGGAAGACGTCGATATTGAGATTCCCGATGTCCTCCCAATTCGACTGGTTCGGACCTATCGCACTAAGGACACCGGGGTCCGAGCATTTGGAATCGGGTCGAGTCATCCTTATGAGCAGTACATGCTGCGCGATGATCTCTGCAGCGTCGTGCGCATCATTCTGCCGGATAGTGGGTATCGGGAATTTACTAGAACGACGGGAACCAATTGCCTAGACTCGACCCTGCAACATACCACGACGCAAACCGCTTTCTATGCCGCAACCTTTGCATGGGATCAAAATCTCCAGCGCTACCGTTTAAAATTCAAAGCCGGGACGGAGTGGCACTTCAGCGACTATGGCTCGCTCGTGGCGATGGTGGATCGAAACGGCAATACCTTCACACTGACTCGGGCTGCCGCTGGCGGTATGGCAGGGAATCTCACGAAAATCACCACCCCCAATGGACGCTATCTGACGTTCACCTATGACTCCAGTAATCGGATTACCCAGGTTGCCGATATCCTGGGCCGCACGGTGACTTACACCTATGATGGAAGCGGGCGGCTCTGGAAGGTGACCAATCCCCTCAGCGGCGTCAGCGAGTACACCTATGATGCCTCCCATCGCTTGCTGACCGCCAAAGAGCCCAACGGTAATCTCCATGTGACCAATACGTATGATGCTAACGGACGGGTGGCGACGCAGACGCAAGCCGACGGCACGACCTATCAATTTGCCTATACACTCGATGGAAGCGGCAAGGTCACGCAGACCGACATGACGGACCCACGCGGCTATGTCAAACGGGTTACGTTTAGCAGTGCAGGCTATACATTGACCAGTACTGACGCATTCGGCCAGCCCGAAGCCCAATCCACCACCTATGAATGGCAAGCCGGCACGAATCTCTTGCTCAGTGTGACCGATACAATGGGGCGCAAGACGGCCTATACCTATGACAGCAAGGGCAATGTGCTGACCGTGACGAGACTGGCGGCGACGCCAAATGCCGTCACCACGACATTCACGTATGAGCCCACCTATAGTCAGGTCGCCACCGTCACCGATCCTCTGAGCCATACCACGACATTCGGCTACAACACCAAGGGCAATCTCACGACGATCACCAATGCCTTGAGCAAAACCACGACGATCACGGTCAATGGCCAAGGCCAGCCGCTCACGATCAAAGATCCACTCAATCACACGACGACGTTCACCTATGAGCTCGGTGATTTGATCTCGGTCAAAGATCCGTTGAATCGCGAGACCAAACGGATGCTGGATGCGGCGGGCCGGCTGCGTAGCCTCATCAATCCCCTCGGGCAGAAGACGGTCTACACGCCTGATGCCCTCGATCGCATCACCCAGCTCACCGACGCGATCAACGGCGTCACCCAATTCGGGTACGATGCGAACAGCAATCTCTTGACCGTCACCGATGCCAAGAGCCAACAGACGGTCTACACCTACAGCAACATGAACCGGACGAGCACCCGAAAAGATCCGCTCCTCAATACGGAAACGTACACCTATGACAACAACGGCAATCTGGCGACCATCCTTGACCGCAAAAGCCAGACGACCACCTATACCTATGACCCATTGAATCGCAGGACGAAGACGACTTTCCAGGATGGCACGTCCACGAACTACACCTACGACGCGGGCAATCGGATCACGCAGGTGCAGGAAAAGAATTCTGTCGGAACGGTGGCGGCGACAATCACGAGGGCGTATGACGGCTTGGATAGACTCACACAGGAAGTGACCCCACAGGGCCAGATTGACTACACCTATGACAACGCGAGCCGAAGAGCAACGATGACGGTCGCGGGCCAACCACAAGTGACCTATACCTACGATAACGCCAATCGCCTGACGGCGATCACCCAGAACACGAGCACGGTGACGATTGGGTATGACGATGCGGATCGACGGACCAGCGTGACGTATCCAAACACCAACAAGGTGGAGTACGCGTATAACGGCGCCTCCGAACTCACGAGCCTGACCTATAAGCAAGGCGCCACGACCCTCGGCGACCTTACATACACCTACGATGCGGCCGGTAACCGGATCAAAACCGGCGGCACGTTTGCTCGGAGCAACATTCCTCCGGCTCTTACGACGACGAATTACAACGCCAACAACCAGCAAACTACATTCGGGACCACGACTGAGACCTATGATCTGAACGGGAATCTGGCGACATCCGCCGATGCCGGAGTGACGACCACGTATACCTGGAATGCCAGAAACCAACTCACGGGCATCAGCAAGACCGGTTTCACTGCGTCCTTCACCTACGACTCCTTTGGCCGTCGGACTGGTCGGACTGTGAATGGAGCGGTGACCAACTATGTTTATGACGGGCTCAACCCTGTACAGGAAAAGAACGGAGGCACCGTTACTGCCAATCTGGTTACGGGGATCGGCATTGATGAGCTCTTTACCCGAACTGATGGAGTTGGAAGTCGCGCTCTGTTGCCCGATGCACTTGGTTCGACTGTTGCCTTGGGAGATGGCACCGGCACGCTGCAAACACAGTACACCTACGAGCCATTTGGGTTGACGACACAGACTGGTGCCGACAGCACGAATAGCTACAAGTATACCGGACGGGAAGACGATGGCACCGGGCTCATGTACTACCGCGCACGGTACTACCAGCCGAGACTGCAGCGGTTTATTAGTGAAGATCCGGTACGGTTTGCCGGTGGAGATACCAATTTCTATGCATATGCGTTTGGCAACCCAATCCGTTTTCGAGATCCGGTTGGGAAGAACGCAATGCTTATTGGTCCGCTGGTATTGTCGCCCCCTGCTCTATTGGCAACAACTATTGTCATTGGCGGTGTTGGTGCATATTATTACTATCTACAACAAAGTCAGGTTCCATCCCCTGATGATCATCTTATTTTTAACAAGCCAGATCGATCGGCCAAGCCTAGAAACTGTCCGACTGGCACGAAACCTATAGACCAATTCCCTGACTTGGACACCGATGATATTCACGCGATAAAGAAAGGTCTTGGTGCCAAGCCTAAAGATTGGGTTGGCATTACTCCTGATGGTGATGTGATCGTAGGCGGTGATGAAGGCCAAGCAACAAACCAAGGGCCATACAAAAAATTTCTCCCCTGGGATAAGTGA
- a CDS encoding DUF4279 domain-containing protein, translated as MYPAKYKISLRITHPSMDPEDISGQLDLSPSRKWKAGSQRSTPAGEQLAGTNKETYCVFDLDEKVGSDLELTLCALTTKFRNFEKFFKKVRSTGGTIEFFVGLFVKVNTGIVLDRGLMAQLTKLGIDLSFDIYESHRPRKVAARQVAR; from the coding sequence ATGTATCCAGCTAAATATAAGATTTCTCTTCGCATAACCCATCCCAGCATGGATCCTGAAGACATTTCTGGGCAACTAGATCTGAGCCCGTCGAGGAAATGGAAAGCAGGATCCCAAAGAAGCACCCCGGCAGGTGAACAGCTCGCGGGGACCAATAAGGAAACATATTGTGTATTTGATCTAGACGAGAAGGTCGGGAGTGACCTTGAATTAACACTGTGCGCATTGACGACAAAGTTCCGTAACTTCGAGAAGTTTTTTAAGAAAGTTCGGTCGACTGGTGGGACCATTGAATTTTTTGTCGGACTATTTGTCAAAGTAAATACGGGGATCGTGCTGGACAGGGGTTTGATGGCCCAGTTAACTAAGCTTGGTATCGATCTATCCTTCGACATTTATGAGTCCCATCGTCCTAGAAAAGTGGCAGCTCGACAGGTTGCGAGATGA